GTAATCACTTTACCATTACTGAAGCAGGACTTTATAATATTACAGTCAATCTTAATAAAATGACTGTAACCATAGAAAAAACGCCGGTATATCATGCGTTCTATATGGTAACCTCAGCCAATGGTCTGGAAACAGTTACTCCGATGGATAACCTAGATGATGGTTCCGATTACTTCCACTGGAGCGGTACGTTAACAGCAGGTACACAAATCCGGTTTGCTTCCGACATGAACAATACCTGGCCTGCGTATGTTCCGGATGCCAACGACAATTCAAAGTTGGTGATAGCTCAATCGGGAGCTACTATGCTGAATATTACAAAGACTGCCAATTATGAAATCACAGTTAATTTAGCAGATAAGAAAATAGTATGTCTCGATGTATATAAATTGCCTTATGGAGGGATGTGGGCTGCCGGTGATGCCGTCCCTGTAGGATGGGACAATGGCCGTAATTCCTGTCCTTTCGTTCATAGCGATCTGAAGAATCATCCGGAGATCTGGACTTTGAAAACCTCTTTCAATGGTGGTACTACTGGATTTAAGATTATTACAATACCTGGTCAATGGAAGAATGAGATTGTATCTGTTTCCACAACAAATAATAATCCGTGCAATGTATGGTTGGATGCCGGAGTTAGAGGCATAACGGTATCCGGGGACAACAAATTTGTACCGGGAGTTACCGGAGTTTGGACAGTAAAGGTCGACCTCCACAACATGAAAGTGACCATGGTACAATAGAAACAACGATTATTAATATTAATGTAAGACAATGGAAAAATTGAATAATATAAAGTATACATTACTCGTAGTACTACTTGGAGGTGTCTTGGGTTGCTCAAAATCAAAGGATATTAATGCGCCTATATTTGGAGGAACGATATCGAGTACCTATACCAATCCAGTATATAATGGGGACGCTGCTGATCCTACCGTGATCAGGGCGCGCGACGGGAAGTTCTATGTCTATTCCACCACAGCGAAAATATTAGAATCTACCGACATGGTAGATTGGACTGAGGGAGGAAATGCACTTTCAGGGAACAACTATCCTTCGTGGTTGCCTGGCGGTAGTGTCTGGGCTCCCGATATTCATTATATCGGAGGGAAGTATGTGATGTATTATGCCTTATCCACTTGGGGCGAAATCCATAAAAACGGCGTAGGGGTAGCCACAGCATTGGACCCGGCCGGACCGTTTACCGATTTGGGCAGCCTGGTAATCAGTCAGGATTGCGGGGTACTGAACAGCATCGATCCGTGCTACTTTGATGAAAAC
The Bacteroidota bacterium DNA segment above includes these coding regions:
- a CDS encoding SusE domain-containing protein, whose amino-acid sequence is MNMNIKKQLYLLLFLIPIFAGCNKEPDYYTLNAPNDQMKVTASSDSITLERAYQDEEAVKFTWNEAIDRGSDTQLTYYFRLYNADAKDEVSELVKIDAGTRSISWTNRQVNDLLASWGFNPGDKVNLVGEVIAKVIASKNYMKPETSKVQLKVACYDPQDIMYTWTQAGGTNRVITMETTQDDSIYHWSGSLSPCEYWFSTDKNNGNPAYVKGSTDNTLTYSKTNAGNHFTITEAGLYNITVNLNKMTVTIEKTPVYHAFYMVTSANGLETVTPMDNLDDGSDYFHWSGTLTAGTQIRFASDMNNTWPAYVPDANDNSKLVIAQSGATMLNITKTANYEITVNLADKKIVCLDVYKLPYGGMWAAGDAVPVGWDNGRNSCPFVHSDLKNHPEIWTLKTSFNGGTTGFKIITIPGQWKNEIVSVSTTNNNPCNVWLDAGVRGITVSGDNKFVPGVTGVWTVKVDLHNMKVTMVQ